Genomic DNA from Penaeus monodon isolate SGIC_2016 chromosome 15, NSTDA_Pmon_1, whole genome shotgun sequence:
GATTTGCAATCAagaatattgttttaattattacatttaacaTACCTGGCAATGGATTTCTGAAGCAGATGAGTTATTatcttaaaatgttttttttcagaggCATTCATTCCATCATTTGAAGTTGAATTGTAGTAACAAGAATAACGTGAAACAATAAGCAGTAGAatgatatacatttaatatatatgaaatattgggTCACAGTTTTGTTTAACTTAAGCTTTCAAAAATGCACTATTTACGGTCTGGGCATTTGAGTTTAGCCATGCCTTCTTGCAACTTCTGAAATGCAATGTTTACTGACCCATTGTAAAATTGTTTATTAGTGTGCTTTATTGGTGAACAAAGATCGCATCTATCAGTCAGCATTAAGAGAATGGCCATCTAAGATTAACCTTTACTTATCCTGATGAATGTAAAGGGTCACTTGATAAAAAATCCAGCCATCATTNNNNNNNNNNNNNNNNNNNNNNNNNGAGGAAATACAGTGTGATTCATCTgtgatttgtataaaaaaaatagtttgtccGATCTTTGTGCGTACATTTACGTGCTATTTCTTTTCTGACTGCATTAATTTTAACAAATACGTTTGTAATGGATAGATAAATCACGACCTTGCTTTTCTTGTAAGGATTGTTTTTAGGTGTTTTagtgtgacagaaaaaaaaacattacctaattatcattgtatatatatttctaatattattgtaAAGAAATTCCTCGAACGTTGGAAACAACGCTCAGTTCTGCAAAACGAAATGTAGCCTAACTGATAAGACNNNNNNNNNNNNNNNNNNNNNNNNNNNNNNNNNNNNNNNNNNNNNNNNNNNNNNNNNNNNNNNNNNNNNNTGATTGTCTTCGTCCAAGACAACCATCACAACCGTTGCTGAATTGAATACACGTGAGAGAGTATTCGATCTGTTAGCATTTCAGTTACATTAGTAATGTGATTATTCCATCATACATTNNNNNNNNNNNNNNNNNNNNNNNNNNNNNNNNNNCATACACATATANNNNNNNNNNNNNNNNNNNNNNNNNNNNNNNNNNNNNNNNNNNNNNNNNNNNNNNNNNNNNNNNNNCATGTGTATTTTGCGTATTTTTCATCCTTAATGAACTAGTATGTACTTTCATAGATACATAACAGAACTAGNNNNNNNNNNNNNNNNNNNNNNNNNNNNNNNNNNNNNNNNNNNATCgagttatagaaaaaaatactgaaccctttttatgaatgaaatactttcttctcatttttggATCTTTCATTTCATTGTGGGGATTTTAAACTCAGGGGCTCGATATcgggaatttttattttgaacAATTATCAAGTACTTTGGAATAAGAGTGTCTCTTTCcgctgattaaaaaaaatcatattaaaaaatcCTGGTATTAGTTACTTAGGCAGACTCGGTCTTCTCAGTACTCTGAGCAGTGGCAGTGGAAGCAGCATCAGAACCACCATCTCTGCCCTCAGTACTGCAGGCAAGGCAAGGCAGCTTCTTCTCAAGGGCAGCACGGTACTTGGGATGGCTGATGGCGTACACGATGGGGTTGTAGACGGCGTTGGCCTTGGCGAAGACGGAGCcccagatggagaaaagaggagtaACCATGGGCTTGTTGAACATGCCTCCCCAGTTGATGATGAAGTAGGGGGTCCATGCCATGAACCACAGGGTGACGGTCATGAGGGCAACCTTGGCAAGGCGGCACTCAGCAGAGGTCTTTTGGGCTTCCTCACTCCTCAGAGACTTAACTCCCATCTTCTTAGCCtgttctcgcattcccttctcgTGAGCAGCAACAGCCTTGACGATGAAAGTGTAGCTGTAAATGATGTAGGCAAGAGGGAAGAGATATACCCATACAGAGTAGACGTACAGATAGCTCCTGGAGAGTTCAGTCTCCGTCAGGTAGTCAGTACCACAGGCAAGCATGTTACCCTCAGGCACATATCGGTTCCAtccgaagaaaggaggaaggcacCAGGCAAGAGTGAAAGCCCAAGTGCCAGCAATCCTCAACATGGCTCCACCAGATGTGAGAGGTTCAGCAGATACTCCCTTGACGATGACGTTGTATCGGTCAGCAGTGATGAAGACCATGGACCAGATGGACACGCAGCCGAAGAAAGAACCGAGGCAAGCGTAGACCTCACAGAAGAATGCACCAAGAATCCATGTTCCCCAATAAGCGTTGACCAGGAGAGGAGGAGTCATGGTAAGCATCATGAAGAAGTCGGAGATGGCCAGGTTGACGACTAACAGGTTAGCAGGTGTTCGCAGACTCTTGGTATTCATGAATACCCAGATGACTACAAAGTTGCCAGCTACAGCCAAAGTACCCATAACAACCATCCAAAAACCAAGAAGGCCATACCAGAGAGGATTCATGGGAGGGAACTGATACCAGTGAGAGTGTATCATGTGCAGCATATTTTGTGGCACAGTGTCTACCACTGTATAGTTGCCATAAGGATTGGTGGATGGCAGGACAGTGTCCTGAACTGGGTTGTTCCACGACATCTGTAATGAGAAtcattatattgtacatatatattgattatgtttCATTAACTGTAGAAACATTTTATCCACGAGTATATGCATACAATTTGTGACATACAAAGTGCACGAGATATAGTGTGCACCATAGATTTAGCACAATATATGTTGAGAAAATGAAATTGAGGGAAGTTTTCAAGATCCTGCCCGGACTCATCGTGGATCCAGCTCTAACCACAAACCTATTCGTTGTTCACTACATATTTCAAATACATTGTCCAGTTAATGTCATTTGCTTAAATGAACTCTTTAGATTTTTTAGTACATTTAAAGTTACGTTACTGTTAGTTTGGGCTGAACTAGTAGATAAAAAATACTGGCTTATACTGATAAACGAATATTTCAAAGTTTGCTGTTACTTATATGACGTATACAGTAACCAAGGATGTGTGAGTATGGCGTTAGTGAACTATGGCAAAGACAGTTGTCTGTCTTATCACTTcggatagttaaaaaaaaaaaaatcatatatgtgaagtaatacatatatgtacatatacagatatagagatgatgatgTAAATTGCCAGGAATCTTACCTTTAAGGCGATCTTCAACCGAACCGAAGAAATTTCAGGACTGAACTACTTCGGTGAGCGGTACCTACTCTCTGGCTGAGTCCCACAAGGTAACTGCAAGTACTGGATTATGTACAGGGTTTATATAGTCAGCCGAGGCTTTGCGCTTCCATTATAAGATTACGGACTTCCTTCTCTTTGGTTACAGACCTGCAGACATACGCAAACTTGTGCGNNNNNNNNNNNNNNNNNNNNNNNNNCCCTTATCTAGAGTAACCTTGAACGTACTCTGTACACTAAAGGGAGATCCTTCGTGCTGTGTGGTATTCTGTAAATACCGAACTTTAACAACCTAAAAGTTAATATTCACATGTTTTTCGACATGCTGTTGGCGAGCTTCAATGGAATTTTTTGTCATTGAGGTATGTTTGCatttttattggttgttttaGCGATTgcctgtttttatcttttattctttctctgtcaGGACACAAagcaaatatagtaataattacatatagtCTTTTTACATTCATACGGAACATACgtcttaatattttcattttcattaagaaTATGAATGGTAATACCGTACGTAATATTTATACTAAATGTCTTCCAGGTAATTTCtgtgatttttaaagaaaaatattttttgtttattgtatttaacACATCTGACGCTGAATTTTTAAAGTAGATGAATTATCGTCCTGAAAAAGGTTTTCAGAGGCATTCATTCCATCAGTTTTAGTTAAGCAGAATAACAAGAATGACGTGCAAACGGTAAACAATACCATGATAATCATTTAATGTTAATGAAACATTGGGTCACtattttttatgcaatatttcGGTTCTGTACATTCGAGTTTAGCCACGACTTTTTGCAActtttgaaatacattttttttttactgagccaCTTATCAGCTAGTATTAAGAGAATGACCATCTAAGATTCCCCTTTACTTAACCTGACGAAGGTGAAGGTGAAAGGGCATTTGGTAATGTTCTTGTTGTCACAAAAAAGTGATGTATCTGTGATTTGTGTAGAAAGAATGTTTTGCCGTATCTTTGTGCCTACGTTTACGTGTTATTTCTTTCTGATGAGATTAATATTGACAAATGCGTTTGTAATGAATTACGGCCGTGCTTCCATGTAAGGATTGTTTTTAGACGTTTTAGTGTGACAAAAACATACTAcctgattatcgttatcatatttttattattttaaagaaattccTCCAACTGTTAGACAACTAAAGTTCAAATGGACCAAATAAAATCTACCTGATGATTNNNNNNNNNNNNNNNNNNNNNNNNNNNNNNNNNNNNNNCATTTGTCTTCGCTCAAGACCGCCATCACAACCGCCGAATTGAATGCCCGCGAGCATTTCAGTTACAGTAGTAATGTTATGTATCTGAAACCCCTCGTTGGCTATAATAATTGGAAATAGAGGGCGGTTGGCAGGTAGGGGAGAGTAGCTGGAGACAAGAGTGATTAAGGGGAGGGTAGCAGGGGATAATGCCACCTTCGCTATAGAGTAAACGGTATTGAAAGACAAGCATAGCTGTACTGTCCTAGGGGAAACCGTACCTTTAAAGCTGCCCAGATTTCTGAAAATGTGTTTTTACAATTTAAGAAAATCAAACGATTCCCTGCTGAATATTGGTATAAAAAACAGGTGAGGAGTCAGTCGACNNNNNNNNNNNNNNNNNNNNNNGANNNNNNNNNNNNNNNNNNNNNNNNNNNNNNNNNNNNNNNNNAATCGCGGATATAAACTGTCAGGAAGAATACTTCTCTTTGTACGAAATGGATTATTTcattacacactatatattttcatGTGCATGTGTCTTCTTAAACGAATTAGGATGCACTTTAATAGATACATATTAGAACTAATGTGTGTANNNNNNNNNNNNNNNNNNNNNNNNNNNNNNNNNNNNNNNNNNNNNNNNNNNNNNNNNNNNNNNNNAAATGAATGAAATACTTTCTTCTCATTTCTGGATCTTTCATTTTATTACGGGGCTTTTAAATTCAGGTGCTTCATGCTgggagtttttattttaaataattaacaaGGGATTTGGGACAAGAGTTTGTCTCTTTCCGCTGATATTATTTGAAAATCTTTGCATGAGAAAAATACTGGTATGAGTTCCTTAGGCAGACTCGGCCTTCTCAGTACTCTGAGCAGTGGCATTGGAAGCAGCATCAGAACCGCCATCTCTGCCTTCAGTACTGCAGGCAAGGCAAGGCAGCTTCTTCTCAAGGGCAGCTCGGTACTTGGGGTGGCTGATGGCGTACACGATGGGGTTGTAGACGGCGTTGGCCTTGGCGAAGACGGATCCccagatagagaaaagaggagtgaCAATAGGTTTGTTGAACATTCCTCCCCAGTTGATGACAAAGTAGGGGGTCCAAGCCATGAACCACAAGGTGACGGTCATGAGAGCAACCTTGCACAGACGGCATTCAGCTGAGGTCTTTTGGGCTTCCTCGCTTCTCAGAGACTTAACTCCCATCTTCTTGGCCtgttctcgcattcccttctcgTGAGCAGCAACAGCCTTGACGATGAAAGTGTAGCTGTAGATGATGTAGGCAAGAGGGAAGAGATATACCCATACAGAGTAGACGTAAAGATAGCTCCTGGAGAGTTCAGTTTCTGTCAGGTAGTCAGTACCACAGGCAAGCATGTTACCCTCAGGCACATATCGGTTCCAtccgaagaaaggaggaaggcacCAGGCAAGAGTGAAAGCCCAAGTGCCAGCAATCCTCATCATAGCACCACCAGATGTGAGAGGTTCAGCAGATACTCCCTTGACGATGACATTGTATCGGTCAGCAGTGATGAAGACCATGGACCAGATGGACACGCAACCGAAGAAAGAACCGAGGAAAGCGTAGACCTCACAGAAGAATGCACCGAGAATCCATGTACCCCAATAAGCGTTGACCAGGAGAGGAGGAGTCATGGTAAGCATCATGAAGAAGTCGGAGATGGCCAGGTTGACGACTAACAGGTTGGCAGGTGTTCGCAGACTCTTGGTATTCATGAATACCCAGATGACTACGAAGTTACCAGCTACAGATAGTGTTCCCATGATAGTCATCCAGAAGCCAAGAAGACCATACCAGAGAGGATTCATGGGAGGGAACTGGTACCAGTGAGAATGCACCATATGAAGCATGTTTTCTGGCACAGTGTCTACCACTGTATAGTTGCCATAAGGGTTGGTGGATGGCAGGACAGTGTCCTGAACTGGGTTGTTCCAACTCGACATCTGTAATGAATTTTATAGTTTACATTATCATGCTTTATGTATAGATgattaacacatatataacacgaCATGTGAACAAGGAAATATACTTGGCAAATACCTAGCATTTGTATGATCTGATTTTATTTGCACATTTTGACGAAGACTAATGAAAAATTAGCATGAAtatcgaacgaaaaaaaaaaaatcaatgatattACCTTTAAGGCAAAAGATTTCCAGCCGAAGAAATTTCAAAATCGAACTACTTCGGCGTGAAGTACCTCCTCTCTGGCTGAGTCCCACAAGGTAACTGAGAAAACAAGCGTGGATGGAGCTCTTTTATAGTCAGCTGGAGCCTTGTACTTGCATTATAAGATTACTGACGTCTTTATCCTCGACTACCTAAAGACAGACATGCCTGTCTGTGCTTGCTCGATTTTAAAAGTTCTAGAACGATATTtatgcattctgttctttccTGTGTTGTGTTATCCTCGGtacattcatataatatctaaataagcATATATAGTTCTCAGTAATCTTAACAGAAAATACATCTTTAGTTTCCCTTGACGAGCATTGTAATGCACATGATTATGACATTATGGACTGATTTTTAATTGAAGCCCTActaaatttgtaaatataaagaTCACGACTAATCTCTGTCTGATTATAGTTAACTTAACtaacctcttttttttatacttattaagtTTCCTTACAGTGGTTCAGTAATGNNNNNNNNNNNNNNNNNNNNNNNNNNNNNNNNNNNNNNNNNNNNNNNNNNNNNNNNNNNNNNNNNNNNNNNNNNNNNNNNNNNNNNNNNNNNNNNNNNNNNNNNNNNNNNNNNNNNNNNNNNNNNNNNNNNNNNNNNNNNNNNNNNNNNNNNNNNNNNNNNNNNNNNNNNNNNNNNNNNNNNNNNNNNNNNNNNNNNNNNNNNNNNNNNNNNNNNNNNNNNNNNNNNNNNNNNNNNNNNNNNNNNNNNNNNNNNNNNNNNNNNNNNNNNNNNNNNNNNNNNNNNNNNNNNNNNNNNNNNNNNNNNNNNNNNNNNNNNNNNNNNNNNNNNNNNNNNNNNNNNNNNNNNNNNNNNNNNNNNNNNNNNNNNNNNNNNNNNNNNNNNNNNNNNNNNNNNNNNNNNNNNNNNNNNNNNNNNNNNNNNNNNNNNNNNNNNNNNNNNNNNNNNNNNNNNNNNNNNNNNNNNNNNNNNNNNNNNNNNNNNNNNNNNNNNNNNNNNNNNNNNNNNNNNNNNNNNNNNNNNNNNNNNNNNNNNNNNNNNNNNNNNNNNNNNNNNNNNNNNNNNNNNNNNNNNNNNNNNNNNNNNNNNNNNNNNNNNNNNNNNNNNNNNNNNNNNNNNNNNNNNNNNNNNNNNNNNNNNNNNNNNNNNNNNNNNNNNNNNNNNNNNNNNNNNNNNNNNNNNNNNNNNNNNNNNNNNNNNNNNNNNNNNNNNNNNNNNNNNNNNNNNNNNNNNNNTAGTGTCCAGGGACCGGATTTACTTAATCTGCCTTTAGGCCCCCATAGACGATACGACTGTCAGATCTTTTCGCCACCTGTTCAGAGAAAGGGTGAATTTTAAGGATAAAGAACTCTTTAACTCATTAAAACAtggcataaaaagaaaaactgtaaTACAGGCCAAATTCGAAGGCTCTACATTCAACAAACAAGCTACGATATCATTATGGGACGGAATCACAAATGATGTTAATTCTGTTAGTCCACTGAAAAGTAAGGTCTAATATGTGCGGTAGATATAAATTGACTTTAGGTCAGGGGTAAAGAAGGATTTGCTCATGNNNNNNNNNNNNNNNNNNNNNNNNNNNNNNNNNNNNNNNNNNNNNNNNNTGCGTTTGAATGTTGATAGAATTATGTTTTCTGTTGATATATACTNNNNNNNNNNNNNNNNNNNNNNNNNNNNNNNNNNNNNNNNNNNNNNNNNNNNNNNNNNNNNNNNNNNNNNNNNNNNNNNNNNNNNNNNNNNNNNNNNNNNNNNNNNNNNNNNNNNNNNNNNNNNNNNNNNNNNNNNNNNNNNNNNNNNNNNNNNNNNNNNNNNNNNNNNNNNNNNNNNNNNNNNNNNNNNNNNNNNNNNNNNNNNNNNNNNNNNNNNNNNNNNNNNNNNNNNNNNNNNNNNNNNNNNNNNNNNNNNNNNNNNNNNNNNNNNNNNNNNNNNNNNNNNNNNNNNNNNNNNNNNNNNNNNNAGCTTCCTTAAGCCCCAAGCTCACCNNNNNNNNNNNNNNNNNNNNNNNNNNNNNNNNNNNNNNNNNNNNNAAAGAAAAGCACAATTGAATTAAGCCTCTTATATCACCAATTGCATTCTGAAAAGATCCAGTACCATTAAAGCAAAAGGCAACCAAATCCAAGGGGTGTGAAGGAATTGCATGAGAAGGCTTGATcaatcttgttttattatttcgtaATTGAGATATCTATTCTATTTCAGAAAAAAACTACTTTCTCCCTTTGTTTATTGATATGTTTAATGAATTCCTCCAACTGGGTACAACTAAAATGCACAGTTCAACAAGACCAAATCTAACCTACTCGTTCAGACATCCATAACAACCGTTGCTGAATTGTATGCACGTGAGAGTATTCATATTTCTAGCATTTCAGTTACAGTAAGGGTTGActcaacatatatagataatgagtATTACATTATGAGGTTATTGcagcatacagtatatattttcatgtgtatgtgtatttttcttccttaACGAATTGGGAggcatattaatagatatataggagaACTAGTGCATGTatagttatattttcattattttctttgttttttttttatattgtcgaGTCATAGGATtaattcttcttatatatatatttttactgagaACAGTTTATAACTGAAATACACTCTTCTCATTTCTGTATCATTCGTTTTATTACGGGGATATCATACTCAAGTGGTTGATGCTGGGagtttttatttgaaataattaaCAAGGGATTTGGGACAAGAGTTTGTCTCTTTCCACTGGTATCGTTTAAAAACCtttgtattagaaaaaaatactggTATGAGTTCCTTAGGCAGACTCGGCCTTCTCAGTACTCTGAGCAGTGGCATTGGAAGCAGCATCAGAACCGCCATCTCTGCCTTCAGTATTGCAGGCAAGGCAAGGCAGCTTCTTCTCAAGGGCAGCTCGGTACTTGGGGTGGCTGATGGCGTACACGATGGGGTTGTAGACGGCGTTGGCCTTGGCGAAGACGGATCCccagatagagaaaagaggagtgaCAATAGGTTTGTTGAACATTCCTCCCCAGTTGATGACAAAGTAGGGGGTCCAAGCCATGAACCACAAGGTGACGGTCATGAGAGCAACCTTGCACAGACGGCATTCAGCTGAGGTCTTTTGGGCTTCCTCGCTTCTCAGAGACTTAACTCCCATCTTCTTGGCCtgttctcgcattcccttctcgTGAGCAGCAACAGCCTTAACGATGAAAGTGTAGCTGTAGATGATGTAGGCAAGAGGGAAGAGATATACCCATACAGAGTAGACGTACAGATAGCTCCTGGAGAGTTCAGTCTCTGTCAGGTAGTCAGTACCACAGGCAAGCATGTTACCCTCAGGTACATATCGGTTCCAtccgaagaaaggaggaaggcacCAGGCAAGAGTGAAGAGCCAAGTGCCAGCAATCCT
This window encodes:
- the LOC119581636 gene encoding rhodopsin-like — its product is MSWNNPVQDTVLPSTNPYGNYTVVDTVPQNMLHMIHSHWYQFPPMNPLWYGLLGFWMVVMGTLAVAGNFVVIWVFMNTKSLRTPANLLVVNLAISDFFMMLTMTPPLLVNAYWGTWILGAFFCEVYACLGSFFGCVSIWSMVFITADRYNVIVKGVSAEPLTSGGAMLRIAGTWAFTLAWCLPPFFGWNRYVPEGNMLACGTDYLTETELSRSYLYVYSVWVYLFPLAYIIYSYTFIVKAVAAHEKGMREQAKKMGVKSLRSEEAQKTSAECRLAKVALMTVTLWFMAWTPYFIINWGGMFNKPMVTPLFSIWGSVFAKANAVYNPIVYAISHPKYRAALEKKLPCLACSTEGRDGGSDAASTATAQSTEKTESA
- the LOC119581637 gene encoding rhodopsin-like; this translates as MSSWNNPVQDTVLPSTNPYGNYTVVDTVPENMLHMVHSHWYQFPPMNPLWYGLLGFWMTIMGTLSVAGNFVVIWVFMNTKSLRTPANLLVVNLAISDFFMMLTMTPPLLVNAYWGTWILGAFFCEVYAFLGSFFGCVSIWSMVFITADRYNVIVKGVSAEPLTSGGAMMRIAGTWAFTLAWCLPPFFGWNRYVPEGNMLACGTDYLTETELSRSYLYVYSVWVYLFPLAYIIYSYTFIVKAVAAHEKGMREQAKKMGVKSLRSEEAQKTSAECRLCKVALMTVTLWFMAWTPYFVINWGGMFNKPIVTPLFSIWGSVFAKANAVYNPIVYAISHPKYRAALEKKLPCLACSTEGRDGGSDAASNATAQSTEKAESA
- the LOC119581638 gene encoding rhodopsin-like, giving the protein MSSWNNPVQDTVLPSTNPYGNYTVVDTVPESMLHMVHSHWYQFPPMNPLWYGLLGFWMTIMGTLSVAGNFVVIWVFMNTKSLRTPANLLVVNLAISDFFMMLTMTPPLLVNAYWGTWILGAFFCEVYAFLGSFFGCVSIWSMVFITADRYNVIVKGVSAEPLTSGGAMMRIAGTWLFTLAWCLPPFFGWNRYVPEGNMLACGTDYLTETELSRSYLYVYSVWVYLFPLAYIIYSYTFIVKAVAAHEKGMREQAKKMGVKSLRSEEAQKTSAECRLCKVALMTVTLWFMAWTPYFVINWGGMFNKPIVTPLFSIWGSVFAKANAVYNPIVYAISHPKYRAALEKKLPCLACNTEGRDGGSDAASNATAQSTEKAESA